From one Colletotrichum destructivum chromosome 3, complete sequence genomic stretch:
- a CDS encoding Putative tetratricopeptide-like helical domain superfamily, Zinc finger C2H2-type translates to MPAATDDDSKAQRQRRNRALRERGPIAAESEDCQQSFVRLSDALHLSRNFYLVEKCWRRFNLWDDDSGASSRTLDYNLKSSPSLVKQTTSLLHDLGWTLTHAIMAVPLEEPEDEETESGLASIKPFNDCDTALLSVDADLDNVDADVDYGTGPWLQEALDIVDNLVHLMPALRNPSEISTPEDAMFDFPGCCPLQLYQEVADTMFPSADADFLNRLAWTQWLNGLSLSSMHENSDMKHNANISAPTSQDQTLPRGWPSRRDTREVQAFHLLESDRRSSTIRSYAETVLSRNTITDHRSTTSFGALPQAQPVRHPNVPSPPVELGQPGTGQFDCPYCHCELPLAVGASMSHDDWVSHFHRDMRPYICTFGQSRCRNVTFVTREEWFLHELDFHRASQVWMCGSCAVEFRSAAEFESHLLSTHFDLPLPRDLSGLAESCKRLSYIADASLACAICRTICGSLEELENHVGNHMEAFVYNTVCEHEPLTEDDQESKDILRIVLADFLSDHIVPAAGLIGGGGDDNDDNVGTRVYAAAKPDEAVNTTRSANAGLPLDNDKANRPAVGHTGSEWTEKVTSFLGSQPHSLEAAKYNLPAQHPNFAGREQDLRRIHESLSVPGRICVLTGASGIGKTATAVQYAYRFGDGDEYAYIFWVEAEPAGLLADKYASIADALDLNRDGVQEDNSLLFRVRERLLKLDKRWLLIFDNVVSWTDISPFVTKALTLSKGSVLITTREDPRRSQQMWLHQRRIRLGPLCTDHGRELLLTSIHPHIHREDVHNDEDSDLAGKIVEILEGLPLAISLVVGYVKESGCTLGDFLEMWDEKELRRMKPSNMSNTTGADAVDTTVDLLWDIGIREVPSNSRNLLNIMSFLNPDRIPKSLLVGDHEEGYLDMLNSSERLSYKRMINKLISRRLIAVKEAPNAEVEYSIHRLLKEKIILDMDDYSIADALRKTFRLIRKKFPRANHHQVPDPSTWSTCQEYMPHIETFYQIFCRERGRIEPLAAVKPLELAELFYDAGFHVWSRRGTAYDGQKLLQTAIDLLDGVRYERDSKLRADINCMLGLLLLEMGCEERVEGGRCLLEARRIREVIYHQHPEDHDNDVLFTNANSDYALCLMNDHQFDKAGEEMRRCFGRYEVWGPQLENPFENSKYYGNYSIVLMFQGRMDEAIGSVERCLELTQRFSGKKAQWYRRVFLLASIHLQAGDVQKALDLHLETLAARFELGGKHNTSFILSLYAVGATYHHLKNLEQATQYMNECVEYATNAQWSKVGIGRAKFHLAILYEEQGLEDEKVQTLKAEARKVLDEYRSYAAECVQSTNDELMIFDDLQPTLLGRYTGTALLKHLQANLPRPRPCSLRSEY, encoded by the exons ATGCCCGCCGCCACAGACGACGACAGCAAGGCTCAAAGGCAACGCAGGAACCGGGCTCTCCGGGAGAGGGGTCCCATCGCCGCCGAATCTGAAGACTGTCAGCAGTCGTTTGTCCGGCTGTCGGATGCCCTTCACCTCAGCCGAAACTTCTATCTGGTTGAGAAATGCTGGCGCAGGTTCAACCTGTGGGACGATGATAGTGGCGCGTCGTCGCGGACTCTTGACTATAACTTgaagagctcgccgtcgcttgTGAAGCAGACGACGAGTCTTCTGCATGATCTAGGATGGACCTTGACCCATG CAATCATGGCCGTCCCGCTGGAAgagcccgaggacgaggaaacTGAAAGCGGCCTGGCATCGATCAAACCGTTCAACGACTGCGACACGGCACTTTTGTctgtcgacgccgacctAGACaatgtcgacgccgacgtggACTACGGCACAGGCCCGTGGCTTCAGGAGGCGCTCGACATTGTTGACAACCTGGTGCACCTCATGCCGGCTCTCCGAAACCCCTCTGAGATCTCAACGCCCGAGGATGCGATGTTTGACTTCCCTGGTTGCTGTCCGCTCCAATTATACCAGGAAGTAGCCGACACCATGTTTCCGTCTGCCGATGCCGACTTTTTGAACCGTCTTGCTTGGACTCAGTGGCTCAACGGACTTAGTCTCTCGAGCATGCATGAAAATTCGGATATGAAGCACAACGCCAACATCTCAGCTCCCACGTCGCAAGATCAGACGCTTCCACGTGGTTGGCCTTCACGCAGGGATACCCGGGAAGTCCAAGCATTCCATTTACTGGAATCCGACAGAAGAAGCTCCACCATCCGCTCCTACGCCGAGACGGTACTGTCACGCAACACGATAACGGACCACCGCTCAACTACATCCTTCGGCGCGTTGCCCCAAGCCCAGCCGGTGCGCCATCCTAACGTGCCGAGTCCTCCCGTGGAGCTTGGCCAGCCCGGCACTGGTCAGTTCGACTGTCCTTACTGTCATTGCGAACTGCCGCTCGCCGTCGGGGCCAGCATGAGCCACGACGACTGGGTTAGTCACTTCCACCGGGATATGAGGCCATACATCTGCACATTTGGCCAGTCTCGTTGTCGTAACGTCACATTTGTCACCAGAGAAGAATGGTTCCTACACGAGCTCGATTTCCACCGCGCGTCGCAGGTTTGGATGTGCGGCTCTTGTGCAGTCGAGTTTCGTAGTGCGGCCGAGTTCGAAAGCCACTTGCTGTCGACCCACTTCGACTTGCCGTTGCCACGGGATCTTTCCGGGTTGGCGGAGAGCTGTAAACGATTGTCATACATCGCCGATGCCTCTTTGGCGTGCGCTATATGCCGTACAATCTGCGGGAGCCTGGAAGAGCTCGAGAACCATGTCGGGAATCACATGGAAGCGTTTGTTTACAATACCGTTTGTGAACACGAGCCTCTGACGGAAGATGATCAAGAAAGCAAAGACATCCTTCGCATAGTTCTCGCAGACTTCCTCTCAGACCACATTGTGCCAGCAGCCGGTCtcattggcggcggcggtgacgacaacgacgacaacgtgGGGACTCGGGTTTACGCGGCCGCCAAGCCTGATGAAGCCGTCAATACTACCCGTTCAGCCAATGCTGGCCTTCCGTTGGACAATGACAAGGCCAATAGACCAGCGGTTGGGCATACAGGCAGTGAGTGGACCGAAAAGGTCACCAGTTTTTTGGGCTCGCAGCCGCACAGCCTTGAGGCTGCGAAGTACAACCTGCCTGCCCAGCACCCTAATTTTGCTGGCAGGGAACAAGACCTCCGCCGTATCCACGAGTCCCTATCTGTGCCGGGCCGAATATGCGTCCTCACTGGCGCCTCGGGCATCGGCAAGACGGCCACGGCGGTACAATACGCCTATCGTttcggcgatggtgacgagTACGCGTACATCTTTTGGGTGGAGGCCGAGCCTGCGGGACTCCTTGCAGACAAGTACGCCTCAATCGCCGACGCTCTGGACCTCAATcgcgacggcgtccaggAAGACAAcagcctcctcttccgcgtAAGAGAGCGTCTGTTGAAGCTGGACAAAAGATGGCTGCTGATCTTTGACAACGTCGTATCCTGGACCGATATCAGTCCCTTTGTCACCAAGGCCTTGACCCTTAGCAAAGGCTCAGTGCTCATCACCACCAGGGAGGACCCCCGTCGGTCTCAGCAGATGTGGCTTCATCAACGCCGCATCCGACTGGGACCCCTGTGCACCGACCATGGGCGGGAGCTCCTTCTTACGTCCATCCATCCGCACATCCACAGGGAGGATGTTCACAACGACGAAGACTCGGACCTGGCAGGAAAGATTGTCGAAATCCTCGAAGGCCTCCCGCTAGCTATCAGCTTGGTGGTCGGATACGTCAAGGAGTCTGGGTGCACCCTTGGCGATTTCCTTGAGATGTGGGACGAGAAAGAGTTGAGAAGGATGAAACCGAGCAACATGAGCAACACGACCGGTGCAGACGCCGTCGATACCACCGTCGACTTGTTGTGGGATATTGGTATTCGCGAGGTCCCGAGCAATAGCCGAAACTTGCTCAACATTATGTCCTTTCTGAACCCGGATCGGATACCAAAGAGCCTGCTGGTCGGCGATCACGAAGAGGGCTATCTGGACATGCTGAATTCTTCCGAAAGACTAAG TTACAAACGAATGATCAATAAGCTCATCAGCCGGCGActcatcgccgtcaaggaggcgCCCAATGCCGAAGTCGAGTACTCTATCCACAGGCTGCTCAAAGAAAAGATCATactcgacatggacgactACAGCATCGCTGACGCCTTGCGCAAGACGTTCCGCCTCATACGGAAGAAGTTCCCACGCGCAAACCACCACCAGGTCCCAGACCCGTCGACCTGGTCAACGTGCCAAGAGTACATGCCGCACATTGAAACCTTTTACCAGATCTTCTGTCGGGAGCGAGGGAGGATCGAACCCCTCGCGGCCGTGAAGCCCCTCGAGCTGGCGGAGCTTTTCTATGACGCGGGCTTTCATGTATGGTCCAGGCGCGGCACCGCCTACGACGGGCAGAAACTGCTGCAGACCGCCATCGACCTTCTCGACGGGGTTCGGTACGAACGCGACTCGAAGCTTCGCGCCGACATCAACTGCATGCTCGggctcctgctgctggagaTGGGCTGCGAAGAGCGCGTCGAAGGCGGTCGGTGTCTCCTGGAGGCCCGGCGCATCCGCGAAGTCATTTATCATCAACATCCTGAAGACCACGATAACGACGTTCTTTTCACGAACGCCAACTCAGACTATGCGCTGTGTCTCATGAACGACCACCAGTTCGACAAAGCGGGCGAGGAGATGCGGAGGTGCTTCGGACGCTACGAGGTCTGGGGCCCCCAGCTAGAAAACCCGTTTGAGAATTCAAAGTACTACGGCAACTATAGCATTGTCCTTATGTTTCAGGGCAGGATGGACGAGGCCATAGGTTCGGTGGAGAGATGTCTTGAGCTAACGCAGCGGTTCTCGGGGAAAAAGGCCCAGTGGTACCGGCGGGTCTTCCTGCTCGCAAGCATACATCTCCAGGCGGGCGACGTTCAGAAGGCCTTAGACCTGCACCTAGAGACGCTGGCAGCCCGGTTCGAGCTCGGCGGGAAGCACAACACCAGCTTCATCCTAAGTCTCTACGCGGTCGGTGCCACTTACCATCACCTAAAGAATCTGGAACAAGCTAC CCAGTACATGAATGAGTGCGTCGAGTATGCAACGAATGCGCAGTGGTCGAAGGTGGGCATTGGCAGGGCCAAGTTTCACCTCGCGATACTCTACGAGGAACAGGGACTCGAAGACGAGAAGGTGCAGACACTTAAGGCAGAGGCAAGGAAGGTTTTGGACGAGTACCGGAGCTATGCGGCGGAGTGCGTACAGAGCACAAACGATGAGCTGATGATCTTTGACGATCTGCAGCCGACGTTACTCGGACGGTACACCGGGACGGCGCTGCTTAAACATCTGCAAGCCAACCTaccccgtcctcgtccttgctCTCTTCGCAGCGAGTACTGA
- a CDS encoding Putative hydroxylase/desaturase AsaB, translating to MACGTVEAEVDYLQRLPLYQREKPFQLFVPIHERDQDARSTNLAFEKKTQTFVDMRGRTGEFSLDTHGFQVETVPKKLAPHFFRDREVVEREYLPEVEGLLRGVGGGCDRVFIFDWRLRDASAPREVDDGELDMNDLTSWLRPSPTVHVDQSPEGVLHRVLLHLPEEAPFLLQGRVRVINVWRPIENTVQDYPLACCDSKSVLDEDLVECDHVRRRFKGSNLYTHHREGHKWYYLGEQRPDEVLLIKMFDSDSSVVAQRCPHVSFRHPLAPPDAKPRKSIEVRALVFDDARNADQLPTPGAQGRGHGS from the exons ATGGCGTGTGGCACCGTCGAGGCTGAGGTCGACTATCTCCAGAGGCTCCCGCTTTACCAGCGAGAAAAGCCGTTCCAGCTCTTCGTGCCCATTCACGAGCGCGACCAAGACGCACGCTCGACGAACCTCGCGTTCGAAAAAAAGACGCAGACATTTGTCGACATGCGGGGACGTACTGGCGAGTTCTCTCTGGACACGCACGGGTTCCAGGTCGAGACGGTTCCGAAGAAGCTTGCTCCGCATTTCTTCAGAGACCGGGAGGTGGTCGAGAGGGAATACTTGCCGGAGGTAGAAGGGCTTCTACGAGGCGTTGGGGGGGGCTGCGATCGCGTTTTTATCTTTGATTGGAGG TTGCGTGATGCAAGTGCGCCCCGtgaggttgatgatggcgagctGGACATGAACGATCTGACAAGCTGGCTGCGACCTTCGCCGACGGTTCACGTGG ACCAAAGCCCAGAAGGGGTCCTCCACCGGGTCCTGCTTCACCTCCCAGAAGAAGCGCCCTTTTTGTTGCAAGGAAGGGTAAGGGTCATTAA TGTCTGGCGGCCGATCGAGAACACCGTCCAGGATTACCCGCTAGCATGCTGCGACTCAAAGTCAgttctcgacgaggaccttgTTGAGTGTGACCATGTCCGCAGACGGTTCAAGGGCTCCAATCTCTACACGCACCACCGCGAAGGGCATAAGTGGTATTATCTCGGCGAGCAGCGTCCGGATGAGGTGCTGCTAATCAAGATGTTCGACTCGGACTCGAGCGTGGTCGCCCAAC GATGCCCGCATGTCTCGTTCCGCCACCCTCTGGCACCGCCGGACGCAAAGCCGCGGAAGAGTATCGAGGTCCGCGCCCTGGTCTTTGATGACGCTCGCAACGCGGACCAACTACCAACTCCCGGGGCGCAAGGTCGAGGGCACGGGTCCTAA